In one Arachis duranensis cultivar V14167 chromosome 9, aradu.V14167.gnm2.J7QH, whole genome shotgun sequence genomic region, the following are encoded:
- the LOC107463769 gene encoding pyrophosphate-energized vacuolar membrane proton pump, with amino-acid sequence MGGAILSELATEIVIPVCAVVGIVFSLVQWFLVSKVKLTPHATSSSSGNSNNNNNGKNGYGDYLIEEEEGINDHSVVVKCADIQSAISEGATSFLFTEYQYVGIFMVAFAVLIFLFLGSVESFSTKSQACTYDKTKICKPALATALFSTVSFLLGALTSVLSGYLGMKIATYANARTTLEARKGVGKAFITAFRSGAVMGFLLAANGLLVLYIAINVFKIYYGDDWEGLFEAITGYGLGGSSMALFGRVGGGIYTKAADVGADLVGKVERNIPEDDPRNPAVIADNVGDNVGDIAGMGSDLFGSYAESSCAALVVASISSFGINHDFTAMLYPLLVSSVGILICLITTLFATDFFEIKAVKEIEPALKKQLIISTALMTVGIAIISWLALPSTFTIFNFGAQKEVKSWQLFLCVAVGLWAGLIIGFVTEYYTSNAYSPVQDVADSCRTGAATNVIFGLALGYKSVIIPIFAIAISIFVSFSFAAMYGIAVAALGMLSTIATGLAIDAYGPISDNAGGIAEMAGMSHRIRERTDALDAAGNTTAAIGKGFAIGSAALVSLALFGAFVSRAGISTVDVLTPKVFIGLLVGAMLPYWFSAMTMKSVGSAALKMVEEVRRQFNTIPGLMEGHAKPDYATCVKISTDASIKEMIPPGALVMLTPLIVGTFFGVETLSGVLAGALVSGVQIAISASNTGGAWDNAKKYIEAGASEHARTLGPKGSDPHKAAVIGDTIGDPLKDTSGPSLNILIKLMAVESLVFAPFFATHGGLLFKLF; translated from the exons ATGGGAGGGGCTATTCTGTCGGAGCTCGCGACGGAGATAGTGATTCCGGTATGCGCCGTCGTCGGGATCGTGTTCTCACTGGTGCAGTGGTTCCTCGTTTCAAAGGTGAAGCTCACACCGCACGCAACGTCGTCTTCGAGTGgtaacagcaacaacaacaacaacgggAAGAACGGTTATGGAGATTACCTGATCGAAGAGGAGGAAGGAATCAACGACCATAGCGTCGTGGTCAAGTGTGCCGACATTCAAAGCGCCATCTCCGAAG GTGCCACATCCTTTCTTTTCACTGAATATCAGTATGTGGGAATCTTCATGGTTGCTTTTGCGGTTTTGATCTTCCTTTTCCTGGGTTCTGTGGAAAGCTTCAGCACCAAGAGCCAAGCTTGCACATATGACAAGACTAAGATTTGCAAGCCAGCCCTTGCAACTGCATTGTTCAGTACTGTATCATTCTTGCTCGGTGCTTTGACTTCGGTCCTCTCTGGTTACCTTGGGATGAAAATTGCAACCTATGCCAATGCCAGGACAACCTTGGAAGCAAGAAAGGGAGTTGGGAAGGCTTTTATCACTGCATTCAGGTCTGGTGCAGTGATGGGTTTTCTTCTTGCAGCAAATGGTCTTTTGGTGCTCTACATTGCCATTAATGTCTTCAAGATATATTATGGTGATGATTGGGAAGGTCTTTTTGAGGCTATAACTGGTTATGGCTTGGGTGGATCTTCCATGGCTCTGTTTGGGAGAGTTGGTGGTGGTATCTATACCAAGGCTGCTGATGTTGGTGCTGACCTTGTAGGAAAAGTTGAAAGAAATATCCCTGAGGATGATCCAAGAAACCCTGCT GTGATTGCTGACAATGTTGGTGACAATGTTGGAGATATTGCTGGGATGGGCTCTGATCTTTTTGGCTCCTATGCCGAATCATCTTGTGCTGCCCTTGTTGTTGCTTCCATTTCCTCATTTGGAATCAACCACGACTTCACTGCCATGTTGTATCCCCTACTTGTCAGCTCTGTGGGCATTCTCATCTGTTTGATTACTACTCTCTTTGCAACTGATTTCTTTGAGATCAAGGCCGTCAAGGAAATTGAACCAGCATTGAAAAAGCAGCTTATCATTTCTACAGCACTCATGACTGTTGGAATTGCAATTATTAGTTGGCTTGCTCTCCCATCGACCTTCACTATTTTCAACTTTGGAGCTCAGAAAGAAGTTAAGAGCTG GCAGTTATTCCTATGTGTGGCTGTAGGACTCTGGGCTGGACTTATTATAGGGTTTGTTACGGAATATTATACAAGCAATGCTTACAG CCCTGTACAAGATGTTGCTGATTCCTGCCGGACTGGAGCTGCAACCAATGTCATCTTTGGCCTTGCTCTAGGATACAAGTCTGTCATTATTCCTATTTTTGCCATTGCCATAAGTATCTTTGTAAGTTTCAGTTTTGCTGCAATGTATGGAATTGCTGTGGCTGCCCTTGGGATGCTTAGTACCATTGCTACTGGATTGGCTATTGATGCCTATGGACCTATCAGTGACAATGCTGGAGGCATTGCTGAAATGGCTGGAATGAGCCATCGTATCCGCGAGAGAACTGATGCCCTTGATGCTGCTGGCAACACAACTGCTGCCATTGGCAAG GGATTCGCCATTGGATCTGCTGCTCTGGTATCTTTGGCCCTATTCGGTGCCTTTGTCAGCAGAGCAGGAATTTCAACTGTTGATGTCTTGACTCCCAAGGTCTTTATTGGACTCTTAGTTGGCGCCATGCTCCCCTACTGGTTCTCTGCCATGACCATGAAGAGTGTAGGAAGTGCAGCTTTGAAGATGGTTGAGGAAGTTCGCAGGCAGTTCAACACCATTCCAGGACTCATGGAGGGTCACGCCAAGCCTGATTATGCCACATGCGTCAAGATTTCCACTGATGCATCCATCAAGGAGATGATTCCTCCAGGTGCCCTTGTCATGCTTACACCACTCATCGTCGGTACCTTTTTTGGTGTGGAAACTCTCTCAGGCGTTCTTGCAGGTGCTCTTGTTTCTGGTGTGCAG ATTGCAATATCAGCATCAAACACTGGTGGTGCCTGGGATAATGCTAAGAAGTACATTGAG GCCGGTGCATCTGAGCATGCTAGGACCCTGGGACCAAAGGGATCCGATCCACACAAGGCAGCTGTTATTGGTGACACCATTGGTGACCCTTTGAAGGACACTTCTGGGCCTTCACTCAATATCCTTATTAAGCTTATGGCCGTGGAATCACTCGTCTTTGCTCCATTTTTTGCCACCCATGGCGGCCTTCTTTTCAAGCTCTTTTGA